One window of the Salvia splendens isolate huo1 chromosome 1, SspV2, whole genome shotgun sequence genome contains the following:
- the LOC121799845 gene encoding uncharacterized protein LOC121799845: protein MSDCQSFGGQTEAMYSLPAVTDPILSPTVESPSIDPIRVLFEQVMAGLARVETRMDDYDRRPSSLHKLRPEPEPPHSRATPRSLEVVLPFTPPFAAVSVAMPPLPTTAPCLSRTEGFLPNPNCATGSLRPGFDQPQSVWEPPPTSRPQRSSWDLPPTSGSQQAAPWDLHPSSHAQHSSWDLPPTSRAQQTAPWVMPPTSRAPSAWDLPPPSRAHTSWDPPLPSRAPTAWDALGPRFSDHQTHGGRSSWDPPEQQHTYWEQHHEPVLDQPLLQRWPAYCHPPSHHGSTAPMPATQAPAPISLPRGPDIRQGPIEEVEKVIVYVDLHLSNVASIVHHSTRVDADARLIPPCKDTPSPQSCLGIQGCLDKFSVLGLNNRKHDMDRHKSPFTLAKATHHGSSNLQFGLQGVHDLQSATDAGGRLLELDTSCKCLPKETTESIANAGLKAGDVMSELDVSRLSFPKYELAYVLDDVRQLAKVVSVVQEVDCVKQEATSIYLLRCFQKTPPPVLVLCEHETGEDFVVKWSYKADEADWESCKYSCSNLLVENHTHTFVKTVGELDFSFPIGAPLLMSAFLIPMQLEPFGKAKLLFVTLIVMSWFPP from the exons ATGTCGGATTGTCAATCATTCGGGGGTCAGACGGAAGCCATGTACTCCCTACCCGCTGTCACGGACCCGATACTATCACCCACGGTGGAGTCGCCCTCCATAGATCCGATTAGGGTTCTGTTCGAACAGGTGATGGCAGGTTTAGCGAGAGTGGAGACACGCATGGACGACTACGATCGCCGCCCGTCTTCTCTCCACAAGCTACGACCGGAACCGGAGCCGCCACACAGTCGCGCGACCCCTCGTTCACTGGAGGTCGTCTTGCCGTTTACTCCGCCTTTCGCCGCGGTATCCGTCGCTATGCCGCCACTACCGACGACCGCCCCCTGTTTGAGCCGCACCGAGGGGTTTCTTCCTAACCCTAATTGCGCAACAGGATCGCTTCGACCAGGGTTCGACCAGCCGCAATCAGTGTGGGAACCGCCGCCCACGTCGCGGCCACAGCGCTCGTCGTGGGATCTGCCGCCCACGTCGGGATCACAGCAGGCAGCACCATGGGATTTGCACCCCTCTTCACACGCACAACACTCGTCGTGGGATCTGCCGCCCACGTCGCGAGCACAGCAGACAGCGCCGTGGGTTATGCCCCCCACATCGCGTGCTCCCTCGGCATGGGATTTGCCTCCCCCGTCGCGCGCACACACTTCGTGGGATCCACCTCTCCCGTCGCGCGCCCCCACGGCATGGGATGCTTTGGGTCCTCGTTTCAGCGATCATCAAACTCACGGAGGAAGGTCGTCCTGGGACCCACCAGAGCAGCAGCACACCTACTGGGAACAACACCACGAGCCCGTGCTTGACCAACCACTACTGCAACGTTGGCCCGCCTATTGCCATCCACCGAGCCACCACGGTTCAACAGCACCGATGCCTGCTACTCAGGCACCAGCCCCGATCTCCCTGCCGCGCGGCCCAGATATAAG ACAGGGTCCCATTGAGGAAGTTGAGAAGGTAATTGTATATGTGGATCTGCATCTCAGCAATGTTGCAAGCATTGTTCACCATTCAACAAGGGTCGACGCCGATGCTCGGTTAATCCCTCCGTGCAAGGACACGCCGTCACCACAGTCGTGTTTGGGAATTCAAGGATGTTTAGACAAGTTCTCTGTTTTGGGGCTGAACAATAGGAAGCACGATATGGATAGACATAAGTCACCATTCACTCTCGCAAAAGCCACACACCATGGTTCATCCAATCTTCAATTTGGGTTGCAAGGGGTGCATGATTTACAGTCTGCTACAGATGCGGGTGGTAGGCTATTGGAGTTAGATACGAGTTGTAAATGTCTGCCTAAGGAGACGACCGAGAGCATTGCTAATGCGGGATTGAAAGCAGGGGATGTCATGTCGGAGTTAGACGTTTCTCGACTTTCCTTTCCCAAGTATGAATTGGCATATGTGTTGGATGATGTCAGGCAGCTAGCAAAGGTGGTTTCTGTGGTTCAAGAAGTTGATTGTGTCAAGCAAGAGGCAACGAGCATTTACCTTCTCAGATGTTTTCAGAAGACACCACCTCCTGTTCTAGTACTGTGTGAGCACGAAACAGGTGAAGATTTTGTTGTTAAATGGAGCTATAAGGCCGACGAGGCAGATTGGGAGTCATGCAAATATAGCTGTTCTAACTTGTTGGTGGAGAATCATACTCACACTTTTGTCAAAACAGTTGGCGAACTTGATTTCAGCTTTCCAATTGGAGCACCACTTCTGATGAGCGCATTCTTGATACCAATGCAACTGGAGCCTTTCGGCAAAGCAAAGCTTCTGTTCGTGACGCTCATCGTTatgtcgtggttcccaccttga
- the LOC121785065 gene encoding protein FAR1-RELATED SEQUENCE 5-like, which yields MTLDRALDFYNNYARYVGFDTRKKGSKKEKDVTTWIYVVCSREGTKQRNSKQSEVKRKRSSIKCYCNAKVSWKYIMGVGYVIQSFVEDHNHEMVEERHKRFMNLNRNLDLVHQKFILDCANANIGPTLSFSLLKEVLGGLDYVGCTVLEVRNYRRDLRAYVEGADAQMLLNELRRKKELCSAFTYEYEVNSKDRMTRLFWCDPTARRNYHLYGDIVSFDTTYSTNRYCMIFAPFTGKDNHGRPVTFAAGLLSKENANSFSWLFNQFVKCMGVAPKLIVTDQDLGMKVAVEEVLVNTRHRWCMWHVMNKVADKLPKNMLGSEQLKKELNACVWSELIEPDAFEETWHAIMERYGLTNNVWFSSMFASRKFWVPAFFRDFSMSSLIKTTSISESQNNFFKRYSKSRANLMQFYMNYNHALETQRSNSAKLEYYDSTKVPILRTGLEIEKHASTIYSGSAYTEIQEEIVYACFSLSCATLGVSTNTDIEVYDIKDKDSNLWTVTYSIGDDTYLCGCKKFERLGLLCSHIFCVLKHNFVKLIPEKLHGGRWLKSQFVKPIHGGFCDDQEIHLVVDKKKIAFKNLYGLFIETAQSIEGNIDQINAFAAIIEEGRKQLLGEDVVLSSTQKRAMIENFYGSHVPNNIEVHPPEVVSTKGSGSRKKSKRESAIKLAMKPGRKCGNCHEIGHHDSRNCKKVNEKSNQRQ from the exons ATGACCCTTGATCGTGCATTGGACTTCTACAATAATTATGCTCGATATGTTGGATTTGACACCCGTAAAAAGGgatcgaaaaaggaaaaagatgtcaCTACTTGGATTTACGTGGTGTGTAGCCGAGAAGGTACAAAGCAAAGAAACAGTAAACAATCTGAGGTGAAACGAAAGCGTTCTTCTATTAAGTGCTATtgtaatgctaaagtgtcttggAAGTATATTATGGGTGTTGGTTATGTTATACAAAGTTTCGTTGAAGACCATAATCATGAGATGGTTGAGGAACGCCATAAGCGTTTTATGAATTTGAACCGTAATTTGGATTTAGTCCATCAGAAATTCATCCTCGATTGTGCTAATGCAAATATTGGTCCAACTTTAAGTTTTAGCTTACTTAAAGAAGTGCTTGGTGGATTAGATTATGTAGGGTGTACTGTTTTAGAAGTGCGCAACTATAGACGTGACCTTAGAGCTTATGTAGAAGGAGCTGATGCACAAATGTTATTGAATGAGTTGCGAAGGAAGAAGGAGTTGTGTAGTGCATTTACATATGAGTATGAGGTCAACTCAAAGGATAGGATGACACGATTGTTTTGGTGTGATCCTACTGCCAGAAGAAACTACCATTTGTATGGAGATATTGTTTCGTTTGATACGACATACTCCACAAACAG ATACTGTATGATATTTGCTCCTTTTACGGGCAAGGATAATCATGGTCGCCCTGTGACATTTGCTGCTGGCCTTTTGTCCAAGGAAAATGCCAACTCCTTTTCATGGTTATTTAACCAATTTGTAAAGTGTATGGGTGTGGCTCCCAAACTCATTGTAACCGACCAAGACTTAGGAATGAAAGTTGCTGTTGAGGAGGTCCTTGTCAATACAAGACACCGGTGGTGTATGTGGCACGTTATGAATAAAGTTGCTGACAAATTGCCAAAGAACATGCTTGGTAGTGAACAATTAAAGAAGGAACTGAATGCATGTGTATGGTCAGAGTTGATAGAACCTGATGCATTTGAGGAAACTTGGCATGCTATAATGGAAAGATATGGGCTGACCAATAATGTCTGGTTTTCATCAATGTTTGCATCCAGAAAATTTTGGGTTCCAGCCTTTTTCCGTGATTTTTCGATGAGTTCGTTGATAAAGACAACTTCTATATCTGAATCACAGAATAACTTCTTCAAAAGGTACTCAAAGTCTCGGGCTAACCTTATGCAATTTTATATGAACTATAATCATGCTCTGGAGACTCAAAGAAGTAATAGTGCAAAGCTTGAATACTATGATTCAACAAAAGTACCTATTTTGCGAACAGGATTGGAAATCGAGAAACATGCATCGACGATATATAGTGGTAGTGCTTATACTGAAATTCAAGAAGAGATAGTATATGCATGTTTCTCTTTGTCTTGTGCAACTCTAGGAGTGTCTACCAATACAGATATTGAAGTATATGACATAAAGGACAAGGATTCAAACTTATGGACAGTGACTTACTCCATTGGTGATGACACCTATTTGTGTGGATGCAAAAAATTTGAAAGACTTGGTCTATTGTGCAgccatatattttgtgtgttgaaacATAATTTTGTTAAGTTGATACCCGAGAAGTTGCATGGAGGAAGATGGTTGAAGTCACAGTTTGTGAAGCCAATACATGGAGGTttttgtgatgatcaagaaatacACCTTGTTGTGGACAAGAAGAAGATTGCATTTAAAAACTTGTACGGATTATTCATTGAAACAGCACAAAGCATTGAAGGGAACATTGATCAAATCAATGCATTCGCTGCAATTATTGAAGAAGGTAGGAAGCAGCTTCTTGGCGAAGATGTTGTTCTGTCTTCCACACAGAAGAGAGCAATGATTGAGAACTTCTATGGCTCACATGTCCCGAACAATATTGAAGTTCATCCTCCTGAGGTTGTTAGTACAAAGGGAAGTGGAAGTAGGAAGAAATCGAAGAGGGAGTCAGCAATAAAGTTAGCAATGAAACCAGGCCGAAAGTGTGGAAACTGTCATGAGATTGGACACCATGATTCTAGGAACTGCAAAAAGGTTAATGAGAAGTCAAATCAGAGGCAATGA